In Candidatus Yanofskybacteria bacterium, the DNA window GCCGTTCAAAAAGAAAGTTGGGGTCGCATTTACTTTATTAGCCACACCGGAATCGTAATCTTTTTCAACATCTTCCTTAACAACATCGCTATCACGATCGTTTTTAAATTGCTCTATATTAAGACCTAGCGTTTCAGCATATTGTAAAAATATGTCTTCAGCGTCTGTTCTACCAGACCAATCGTTTTGATGGACAAAAATCATGTCAAACATTTCCCAGAACTTACCCTGCTTGCCGGCAGCTTCAGCGGCATACGCGGCGGGCTTGGCATTTGGATGTTGTTGCAAAGGAAAATGCCTGTATGCGAATTTAAAACTATCGCCGTGCTCATCCATCAGTTTTTCAACCAATGGAAAATAGGCGCCGCAAGCAGGACACTGGAAGTCTCCATATTCAATCAGGGTTATTTGGGACTCCTTATTGCCTTCAACCCAATCTTCGGCGGTAACACCGCTTATAATCACCGCTTCCTGTATATCACCCGGATTATTTGAAAGTTTTGTCAAACCCCAAACTGCCCCAATGAGTACAACAAAAATACCACTCCACATTAAACCCCTCTTCAGTCCGCGAGTTTTTTGACTGCGAGCTTGCTGGCCTCGTTCCGCATTTTTATTGAGATCATACTCTTCTTTTTTTGTAAGATTTTGATCGAGCATATGATTATTTTATATATTCAAATTATAGCAAAAAATTATAGTTTTTTGCAATAAACATAGATCTTGCCAATTCAAACTAGTCGCCCCGACGCGCTTTGGAACGATCAATTTTAGTGAGAAGCTGCTTGCGGAGACGAACACTGACGGGGGTGATTTCAAGATACTCGTCTTCAGCCATTACTTCCAAACCGCGCTCAATGGTCAACGGCAGTGGCGGTGTAAGGTCAATGGCTTCATCCGATCCCGAAGCTCGCACATTTGTAAGCTGTTTGCCCTTGGTCGG includes these proteins:
- a CDS encoding thioredoxin domain-containing protein; amino-acid sequence: MLDQNLTKKEEYDLNKNAERGQQARSQKTRGLKRGLMWSGIFVVLIGAVWGLTKLSNNPGDIQEAVIISGVTAEDWVEGNKESQITLIEYGDFQCPACGAYFPLVEKLMDEHGDSFKFAYRHFPLQQHPNAKPAAYAAEAAGKQGKFWEMFDMIFVHQNDWSGRTDAEDIFLQYAETLGLNIEQFKNDRDSDVVKEDVEKDYDSGVANKVNATPTFFLNGKKIQPRDYDEFVSLIEQASQTDKN